The DNA sequence CAAATTCCTTCGGGATCTATGATGCCAACCCTGCTGGTGGGCGATTTCATCCTGGTGGAAAAATTTAGCTATGGGCTGAAAGATCCTGTGTGGCGTAGCAAGCTTATCGAGACGGGCAAGCCACAGCGCGGTGACGTGGCGGTATTTAAATACCCAGAAAACCCACAGATCGACTACATCAAGCGTGTCATCGGCCTGCCGGGGGATCGCATCGTCTATCGTAACAAGGACCTCTATATTCAGAAAGCCTGCCCAGAGGGGCAGAGCGAGTGTCCTAAGCTAGAGAAGATAGAGCGTGCCGGCGTCAACCAGGGCGAATATACCCAGGATAATATCCCGCTGCTGCGCTACAAGGAGCAACTGGGCGATGTGACCCACGATATCCTGATCAACCCAGGACGCGGCGAGCCGACCTCTTACTATTTCCGCGAGGGTAACCTGGCGGTGGGCGAGTTTGTTGTGCCTGAAGGTCAGTATTTCATGATGGGTGACAACCGCGACAACAGCACAGACTCACGCTTCTGGGGCTTCGTGCCCGAGGCCAATCTGGTCGGCAAGGCGGTAGCGATCTGGATTAGTTTTGAATTTGAGCGTAAGCCGTCGGACTTTTTACCGACTTGGGTACCGACAGGCGTACGCTTTAACCGTGTAGGCGGAATTGTGTAGATGGAACCCATTAAGAATCTACCGCGTTTGGGTAGAATATTAGGTTATCAATTTCAGCAGATCGCGCTGCTGGAGCAGGCGTTAACTCACCGCAGTGCGGCGAGCAAGCATAACGAAAGACTGGAGTTTTTAGGCGACTCTATTCTCTCTATCGTCATCTCTGACGCCTTGTATCATCAGTTTCCCAAGGCGACCGAGGGTGACCTGAGCCGGATGCGCGCCACACTAGTGTGCGGCAAGATGCTAGCCGAGATCGCCAAGGAGTTTAAGCTTGGCGATTATCTTAAGCTGGGCCCTGGTGAGCTCAAGAGCGGTGGTTTTCGCCGCGAGTCTATCCTGGCCGACGCCATGGAGGCGATCATAGGCGCCATCTATCTGGACGCCGATATCGAGACCTGTCGCACTTTAGTACTAAACTGGTATAAGAGCCGTCTTGCGGTGATCGAGCCGGTCAATCAGAAAGATCCCAAGACCCTGCTGCAGGAGCACCTGCAGGGATTTAAGCAGCCGCTCCCTGTCTATACAGTGGTGAACATCAGCGGCGAAGCCCATGCGCAAACCTTCACCGTGGAGTGTAAGGTGGAGCAGCTAAAAGAAGCCGTTATCGGCGTGGCCAATTCCCGCAGAAAGGCGGAGCAGATTGCCGCAGCAGAAGTGTTGGAGCGTATTAAGAAATGAGTAACAAACCCGAGCAGCCTGAAGGCGCACAAGAGCCGAGTCTAGACGAGCTGCTGGCGCGGATGAACAGCGGCCGCAGTGGTAGCCAATATGAGGTGACCTACTGTGGCATGGTGGCCATCGTCGGCCGTCCTAATGTAGGCAAGTCGACCCTGCTGAATAAGCTACTGGGTCAGAAGATCTCTATCACCTCTAAGAAGCCGCAGACCACGCGTCACCGCATCATGGGCATTCACACCGATGGCCCGCGTCAGGTGGTGTTTATCGATACCCCTGGTCTGCATATTGAAGAGAAGCGCGCCATCAACCGTCTGATGAACCGCGCGGCGTCCAGCTCTCTGGCCGAGGTTAGCCTAGTGGTATTCGTGGTCGATGGTCTTAACTGGACCGCCGACGATGAGATGGTGCTAAAGAAGCTTCATAACCGTGACGATGGCCGCAAGACGATTCTGGCCATCAACAAGGTGGAT is a window from the Shewanella loihica PV-4 genome containing:
- the lepB gene encoding signal peptidase I codes for the protein MAAYFSLILVLVTLGSGLIWMFDALVLAPKRQQKLAMAQAANQEISEESAEKIVRESAIVETSRSIFPVIAFVLILRSFIYEPFQIPSGSMMPTLLVGDFILVEKFSYGLKDPVWRSKLIETGKPQRGDVAVFKYPENPQIDYIKRVIGLPGDRIVYRNKDLYIQKACPEGQSECPKLEKIERAGVNQGEYTQDNIPLLRYKEQLGDVTHDILINPGRGEPTSYYFREGNLAVGEFVVPEGQYFMMGDNRDNSTDSRFWGFVPEANLVGKAVAIWISFEFERKPSDFLPTWVPTGVRFNRVGGIV
- the rnc gene encoding ribonuclease III, producing MEPIKNLPRLGRILGYQFQQIALLEQALTHRSAASKHNERLEFLGDSILSIVISDALYHQFPKATEGDLSRMRATLVCGKMLAEIAKEFKLGDYLKLGPGELKSGGFRRESILADAMEAIIGAIYLDADIETCRTLVLNWYKSRLAVIEPVNQKDPKTLLQEHLQGFKQPLPVYTVVNISGEAHAQTFTVECKVEQLKEAVIGVANSRRKAEQIAAAEVLERIKK